In a genomic window of Roseiflexus castenholzii DSM 13941:
- a CDS encoding ABC transporter ATP-binding protein yields the protein MPLIDVADLTKVFRVVVRQSGRFSALRTFLSREYRDVCAVDHVSFAIEAGEMVGYLGPNGAGKSTTLKMLTGILAPTSGHLSIDGREPQRQRIEHARRIGVVFGQRTQLWWDLPVIESFELLRYIYRIPLERWKANLSTFDDLLDLGAFLNTPVRQISLGQRMRAELAAALLHDPAILFLDEPTIGLDVIARERIRQFLERINHECGVTIILTTHDLNDIQRLCRRVILIDHGRVIYDGALETLRERFGRWRILIVDLERDDALDDTLEAPGAEVIERYGTRFRLRFDRSATTAAALIAYLSSRYPIRDLAIEEPEIESVIRRIYEAPEVARLHA from the coding sequence ATGCCGCTTATCGATGTAGCCGATCTCACCAAAGTCTTCCGTGTTGTGGTGCGTCAGAGCGGGCGTTTCAGCGCGTTGCGCACCTTCCTGAGCCGTGAGTACCGTGATGTGTGTGCTGTCGATCATGTCTCGTTCGCTATCGAGGCTGGCGAAATGGTCGGTTATCTGGGACCGAACGGCGCGGGCAAATCGACGACATTGAAGATGCTGACCGGCATTCTTGCGCCGACGTCCGGGCATCTATCGATCGATGGGCGCGAGCCGCAGCGCCAACGCATCGAACACGCGCGTCGAATCGGCGTTGTGTTTGGCCAGCGCACCCAGCTCTGGTGGGATCTGCCGGTGATAGAGTCGTTCGAGTTGCTGCGGTATATCTATCGTATCCCGCTGGAACGCTGGAAGGCGAACCTGTCCACCTTCGACGATCTGCTCGATCTCGGTGCGTTCCTCAACACGCCGGTGCGCCAGATTTCGCTAGGGCAACGCATGCGCGCCGAACTTGCTGCTGCGCTGCTGCACGACCCGGCAATTCTCTTTCTCGACGAACCAACCATTGGGCTGGATGTGATTGCCCGTGAGCGCATCCGTCAATTTCTCGAGCGCATCAACCATGAATGCGGCGTGACCATCATTCTGACCACTCACGACCTGAATGATATTCAACGTCTCTGTCGGCGCGTCATTCTGATCGATCACGGACGTGTAATCTACGACGGGGCGCTGGAGACATTGCGCGAGCGATTCGGTCGCTGGCGCATCCTGATCGTCGATCTGGAACGCGACGACGCGCTTGATGATACCCTGGAGGCGCCCGGCGCTGAAGTGATCGAACGCTATGGAACTCGCTTCCGGTTGCGCTTCGATCGGAGCGCGACGACCGCCGCTGCGCTGATCGCATACCTGAGCAGCCGGTATCCGATCCGTGATCTGGCGATCGAGGAACCGGAGATTGAAAGTGTCATCCGGCGCATTTACGAGGCGCCGGAGGTTGCGCGGTTGCATGCGTGA
- a CDS encoding ABC transporter permease: MRLYYEIAIRSFRRATIYRSAYVAGILTNAFFGVLFSSMYRALYEGRERIAGLTLHDAISYVWLSQALIAIGAGWISWHMELERGIRTGDIVADLARPWNFYAFWLSRVLGERLFNLLVRGSLTYLIGILYFDALIPSIEALAAFAIAVLLSILISAALNFLVNITAFWLIDITGLVLVTNLTMGFFSGFLLPLAFFPPALAVIAQALPFQAITSIPVRTLLGQVRGADLALALTTQVCWAMALTGAALLALRAAMRKIVLQGG; the protein is encoded by the coding sequence ATGCGTCTGTACTACGAAATTGCCATCCGCTCCTTCCGCCGCGCGACAATCTATCGCAGCGCCTATGTTGCCGGTATCCTGACGAATGCCTTCTTTGGCGTTCTCTTCTCGTCGATGTATCGCGCGCTGTACGAAGGACGTGAGCGCATCGCCGGGTTGACGTTGCATGACGCGATCAGTTACGTCTGGTTGAGCCAGGCGTTGATCGCGATCGGCGCCGGATGGATCTCGTGGCACATGGAGTTGGAACGCGGGATACGCACCGGCGACATCGTTGCCGATCTTGCGCGACCGTGGAACTTCTATGCCTTCTGGTTGAGCCGCGTGCTGGGGGAACGCCTGTTCAATCTGCTGGTGCGCGGCAGCCTGACCTATCTGATCGGGATTCTCTATTTTGACGCGCTCATCCCTTCCATTGAGGCGCTGGCAGCATTTGCCATTGCGGTGCTGCTGTCGATCCTGATCTCTGCTGCGCTCAACTTTCTGGTCAATATCACGGCGTTCTGGCTGATCGATATTACCGGTCTCGTGCTGGTTACCAACCTGACGATGGGCTTCTTTTCCGGTTTCTTGCTGCCGCTTGCTTTCTTCCCGCCTGCGCTCGCTGTCATTGCGCAGGCGCTGCCGTTTCAGGCGATTACGAGCATTCCTGTGCGCACATTGTTGGGTCAGGTGCGAGGCGCGGATCTGGCGCTGGCGCTTACGACGCAGGTGTGCTGGGCTATGGCGTTGACCGGCGCCGCGCTGCTCGCGCTACGCGCGGCAATGCGCAAGATCGTGCTTCAGGGCGGATAA
- a CDS encoding Uma2 family endonuclease: MSIAPAQLMTAESFWLLPEGPIRRALVRGEVVETMPLGGRHGMLALRIGARLQQWAEAGGHGVVCVESGFVLARNPDTVRAPDVAFVAAAHIPVTGVPDGFWEQAPDLAVEIVSPSETAGDAREKVRDFLSAGARLVWEVHPRTHEVLVHRAEGSIQALSGDDLLQDPDVLPAFSCRVADIFAPY; encoded by the coding sequence ATGAGTATTGCGCCCGCTCAACTGATGACCGCTGAGTCGTTCTGGTTGTTGCCGGAAGGACCGATACGGCGCGCCCTGGTGCGCGGGGAGGTTGTCGAAACCATGCCCCTAGGTGGACGACACGGGATGCTTGCACTCCGCATTGGCGCGCGATTGCAGCAATGGGCGGAAGCCGGCGGTCACGGAGTGGTCTGTGTTGAGTCCGGGTTTGTGCTTGCGCGCAACCCCGATACGGTGCGCGCTCCTGATGTCGCCTTTGTCGCAGCGGCGCATATTCCGGTGACCGGTGTTCCCGACGGATTTTGGGAGCAGGCGCCCGATCTGGCAGTCGAGATCGTTTCCCCATCCGAGACCGCCGGGGACGCGCGCGAAAAGGTGCGCGATTTTCTCTCCGCCGGCGCCCGTCTGGTCTGGGAAGTCCACCCACGCACCCACGAAGTGCTCGTGCATCGAGCCGAAGGTTCGATTCAGGCGCTTTCTGGCGATGATCTTCTGCAAGACCCGGATGTGCTTCCCGCGTTTAGTTGCCGCGTAGCGGACATTTTTGCGCCATACTGA
- a CDS encoding flippase, which translates to MLNETASIFLLAVAALIPLLLGAAWAWQRFYREDQSDTARTIAKNSALPIAANLINKAIDFGFAVIALRFLGPEGNGAYAFVALIAGLYFLTITNWGLNDLTVREAAPDLSRAPRLFSITLLLRLGITTLLLPIAALLVVGYSLLERPLSSAEITALALLMLHLYPAALAAACSASFQAYQRMEVTALVVLLTNVVKTLAGVGALLIAPDAPARVVALAAVALAATVLNAVIFYILQRRMLFRAPLVWDWPTGRDLLREGFPLLLNSLLLAVFFRFDVVLLRAQAGVAALGLYDAAYKVINMTQIVSPYFVAALFPLLARYAVTDRAALERMYHRALGLLQLVAWPVAVGGTLLAPVIIAVLGGRAFLPGAALALAILIWYLPLSYANGVTQYVLIALRRQRAITVAFVIGAVFNLGMNLLLIPAYGYLAAASVTVATEVALLLPFLRTLRREGAMPPLLRLMWRPALASLIMGAAMWPALVLSPWLAIAVGASVYPAALWALGAFGPEERALMRRMLSKSGVSSGGAH; encoded by the coding sequence GTGTTGAACGAAACGGCGTCCATCTTCCTGCTCGCAGTTGCTGCGCTCATACCACTGCTCCTGGGCGCAGCCTGGGCATGGCAACGCTTCTACCGCGAAGACCAGTCCGACACTGCGCGCACCATCGCCAAAAACAGTGCGCTGCCCATTGCTGCAAATCTGATCAACAAGGCGATCGACTTCGGGTTTGCGGTCATCGCGCTGCGCTTCCTGGGACCGGAAGGGAATGGCGCGTATGCGTTCGTTGCCCTGATCGCCGGTCTTTATTTTCTCACAATCACAAACTGGGGCTTGAACGATCTGACAGTGCGCGAAGCCGCGCCCGACCTATCGCGCGCGCCGCGCCTCTTCAGCATCACCTTGCTGCTCCGGCTCGGCATCACAACCCTGCTGCTCCCGATTGCTGCGCTCCTCGTCGTCGGCTATTCGCTGCTCGAACGCCCGCTAAGCAGCGCCGAGATCACCGCGCTGGCGTTGCTGATGCTGCACCTGTACCCGGCGGCGCTCGCCGCCGCCTGCTCGGCGTCGTTCCAGGCATATCAGCGCATGGAAGTGACGGCGCTGGTGGTGCTGCTGACAAATGTCGTCAAAACGCTCGCAGGGGTTGGGGCGCTGCTGATCGCGCCGGATGCGCCCGCGCGGGTGGTGGCGCTGGCAGCCGTGGCGCTGGCAGCGACGGTCCTGAATGCTGTGATCTTCTATATCCTTCAACGGCGGATGCTCTTTCGCGCGCCACTGGTATGGGACTGGCCCACCGGACGTGATCTGTTGCGCGAGGGGTTTCCGCTGCTGCTGAACAGTCTGTTGCTGGCCGTCTTTTTCCGTTTCGATGTGGTGCTGCTGCGAGCGCAGGCGGGAGTTGCCGCGCTCGGTCTGTACGATGCGGCGTACAAAGTCATCAATATGACACAAATTGTGTCGCCCTATTTTGTGGCGGCGCTGTTCCCTTTGCTGGCGCGCTATGCAGTGACGGATCGCGCCGCCCTCGAGCGGATGTACCACCGCGCGCTTGGGCTGCTGCAACTCGTCGCCTGGCCCGTTGCTGTCGGCGGAACGCTCCTGGCGCCGGTCATCATTGCCGTGCTTGGCGGGCGGGCATTTCTGCCAGGCGCGGCGCTGGCGCTGGCGATCCTGATCTGGTACCTCCCGCTTTCGTATGCGAATGGGGTGACACAGTACGTGCTCATTGCTCTGCGACGCCAGCGCGCAATTACGGTAGCGTTCGTCATTGGTGCGGTGTTCAACCTGGGGATGAATCTGCTGCTCATCCCAGCGTATGGGTATCTGGCAGCCGCATCTGTGACAGTTGCCACGGAGGTGGCGCTGTTGCTACCATTTTTGCGCACCCTGCGACGTGAAGGGGCGATGCCGCCGCTCCTGCGCCTCATGTGGCGCCCGGCTCTTGCCTCGCTCATCATGGGCGCCGCCATGTGGCCCGCGCTTGTGCTCTCACCGTGGCTGGCAATTGCCGTTGGAGCGTCGGTCTACCCGGCGGCGCTCTGGGCGCTTGGCGCATTCGGTCCAGAAGAACGGGCGCTGATGCGCCGAATGCTGAGCAAAAGCGGCGTATCTTCTGGTGGGGCGCATTAA
- a CDS encoding tetratricopeptide repeat protein translates to MNESLTPRQRAERLIDEGMAAIRAGDQARARQLLSQAVQLDPQNERGWLWLSGALTDPVQRRYCLERVLAINPKNEIAQRGLASLKPAASSPAALSPSPAASAPKPTAPSQPAQRQQPVFDPLAPDATTTRRTATATPLPRPPIPATIAPPAPQTVAPDAAATTTGVQQRAPDDLRKPPPAMPAESAPVDSLASLRPGAAAKRSGLLRRPGAAGNAAADAPPTAIPVERSKKRTRTVIVALVGILAVVVLLLVGLMYLYPDILNPPQPTEEAAIPTVEPEAPTPVPTPTSIPTATPAPTPTPVDVQALVREAEELAASGSLGQAAERYTEAIRADPSSFEAYFGRAQVNFNLSLFQNAVDDFTRALALDPENAEAYHQRARAFYRLQQYDEAIRDFTEALARDPNNDVLLMRRGVAYRDKGQYDEALADFDQSLQLNPDVSFTYYHRALLFQATGRLERARADFDRALTIAPEYRLAYVGRGGLRLEQGDARGALRDCTRAIELDATEIDAYFCRARAAIALRDYRAAVADLDTVIARDPDSADAYRERGRAHQALRDTDEARADYQRAIELYRLQGRDKDLAEVEKLLAALK, encoded by the coding sequence ATGAACGAATCCTTGACTCCCCGGCAACGCGCAGAGCGCCTGATCGACGAGGGAATGGCGGCAATCCGTGCCGGCGATCAGGCGCGCGCCCGCCAGTTACTCAGTCAGGCAGTACAACTCGATCCCCAGAACGAACGCGGCTGGCTGTGGCTCTCTGGTGCGCTGACCGATCCTGTGCAGCGCCGCTACTGTCTCGAACGGGTCCTGGCGATCAACCCGAAGAACGAGATTGCGCAGCGCGGGCTGGCAAGTCTTAAGCCTGCCGCTTCATCGCCTGCTGCTCTGTCGCCATCCCCCGCCGCATCGGCGCCGAAACCGACTGCTCCGTCGCAACCGGCGCAGCGGCAGCAACCGGTGTTCGACCCACTTGCGCCCGATGCGACCACGACACGACGCACAGCGACCGCCACGCCGCTGCCGCGCCCGCCGATACCTGCCACCATCGCTCCGCCAGCACCCCAAACCGTTGCTCCTGACGCTGCTGCGACGACGACCGGGGTGCAGCAGCGAGCGCCGGACGATCTCCGAAAGCCTCCCCCGGCGATGCCTGCCGAATCAGCGCCGGTTGATTCCCTGGCATCACTGCGTCCCGGCGCAGCTGCGAAGCGCAGCGGTTTGTTGCGACGACCGGGCGCTGCCGGCAACGCCGCCGCAGATGCTCCACCAACCGCCATACCTGTCGAGCGGTCTAAAAAGCGCACACGGACCGTTATCGTTGCGCTCGTGGGCATTCTTGCGGTCGTCGTGCTGTTGCTCGTCGGACTGATGTATCTGTATCCAGATATTCTCAATCCGCCGCAACCAACCGAGGAAGCGGCGATTCCAACCGTTGAGCCGGAAGCGCCGACGCCGGTTCCAACGCCGACGAGTATTCCAACTGCTACTCCGGCGCCAACGCCGACGCCGGTTGATGTTCAAGCGCTGGTGCGTGAGGCGGAAGAACTTGCCGCTAGTGGCAGCCTGGGACAGGCGGCAGAACGCTATACCGAAGCGATCCGCGCCGATCCGTCATCGTTCGAGGCATACTTTGGGCGCGCTCAGGTCAACTTCAATCTGTCGCTCTTCCAAAATGCTGTCGATGATTTCACCAGAGCATTGGCGCTCGATCCGGAGAACGCCGAGGCGTACCACCAGCGCGCGCGCGCCTTCTATCGCCTGCAACAGTACGACGAAGCCATTCGTGATTTCACCGAGGCGCTTGCGCGTGATCCCAACAACGATGTTCTCCTGATGCGCCGCGGCGTCGCCTACCGCGACAAGGGCCAGTACGACGAGGCGCTGGCGGATTTCGATCAGTCGCTCCAGTTGAACCCGGACGTCAGTTTCACCTATTACCACCGCGCATTGTTGTTCCAGGCGACCGGCAGGCTTGAGCGGGCGCGCGCCGATTTTGATCGGGCGCTGACGATTGCGCCGGAGTATCGTCTGGCATATGTCGGGCGTGGCGGGTTGCGCTTAGAGCAGGGCGATGCGCGTGGCGCGCTCAGGGACTGCACCCGCGCCATCGAACTCGACGCTACCGAGATCGATGCGTATTTCTGCCGCGCCAGAGCCGCTATTGCGCTCCGTGATTACCGCGCCGCCGTCGCCGACCTCGATACCGTCATTGCGCGCGATCCCGATAGCGCCGATGCTTACCGCGAGCGTGGGAGGGCGCACCAGGCGCTGCGCGACACCGATGAGGCGCGGGCGGATTATCAGCGCGCCATCGAACTCTACCGCCTTCAGGGACGCGACAAGGACCTGGCGGAGGTCGAAAAGTTGCTCGCTGCGCTGAAATAG
- a CDS encoding ABC transporter permease, which translates to MLAISLRLIGARIRSQMQYKTSFWLDLVGTAVSTGMEFVVLFLLLQRFTLIGGWRLHEIGLLYGLTSVSFGLAEMIGRGFDSPFERLIQHGDFDRVLTRPLSSFVQVLASEVQLRRLGRAVQGAGVLIFSLAQVEAFWTPVLLLLLLLSILSGALIYVGLIVIGATICFWTIKTPEVINVFTFGGQQLTSLPLSIYDRWIRAVFLSIAPVAFASYPAALVILGRSDPHGLPAWIAWCAPVVASVFFAAVLGFWQIGVRRYQSTGT; encoded by the coding sequence ATGCTGGCGATCTCTCTTCGGTTGATCGGCGCGCGCATCCGATCACAGATGCAGTACAAAACCTCGTTCTGGCTCGACCTTGTGGGGACGGCGGTCTCCACTGGCATGGAGTTCGTTGTGTTATTTCTGCTGCTCCAACGCTTTACACTGATTGGTGGCTGGCGGCTCCACGAGATCGGGCTGTTGTACGGTCTGACCTCGGTATCGTTTGGGCTGGCGGAGATGATCGGACGCGGCTTCGATAGTCCTTTCGAACGATTGATCCAGCATGGTGACTTCGATCGGGTGCTGACCCGTCCCCTGAGCAGTTTTGTTCAGGTGCTGGCGTCCGAGGTTCAGTTGCGACGATTAGGGCGGGCTGTGCAGGGTGCGGGGGTGCTGATCTTTTCACTGGCTCAGGTGGAAGCGTTCTGGACCCCAGTGCTGCTGTTGTTGCTTCTGCTGAGCATTCTGTCGGGCGCCCTCATCTATGTGGGGCTGATCGTCATCGGCGCCACAATCTGTTTCTGGACGATCAAGACTCCCGAGGTCATCAATGTGTTCACGTTTGGCGGGCAGCAGTTGACAAGCCTGCCATTGAGCATTTACGACCGGTGGATACGCGCGGTATTTCTTTCGATTGCACCCGTCGCGTTCGCCAGTTATCCGGCGGCATTGGTAATTCTTGGGCGGAGCGACCCGCATGGGTTGCCCGCCTGGATTGCATGGTGCGCCCCGGTGGTTGCCAGCGTATTTTTTGCCGCTGTTCTGGGGTTCTGGCAGATCGGCGTGCGCCGGTACCAGAGCACCGGAACCTGA